Proteins encoded within one genomic window of Erinaceus europaeus chromosome 13, mEriEur2.1, whole genome shotgun sequence:
- the TPBG gene encoding trophoblast glycoprotein codes for MPAGCTRGPAAGDGRLRLARLALVLLGWVSSSSLTSSASFSTSSASAVSAQPPPPGLCPPQCECSEAARTVKCVNRNLTEVPADLPTYVRNLFLTGNQLSVLPAGAFARQPPLADLAALNLSGSGLGEVSPGAFEHLPSLRQLDLSHNPLARLSSNAFSGSGNASIVPPSPLVELILNHIVPLRMNESRSFEGVVAAALQAGQALRELRRLELASNHFLYLPRNALAHLPSLRHLDLRNNSLVSLTYLSFRNLTHLESLHLEDNALKVLHNGTLAEWQGLAHVKVFLDSNPWVCDCHMTDMVAWLKETEVVQDKNRLTCAYPEKMRHRVLLELNSSDLDCDPILPPSLQTSYVFLGIVLALIGAIFLLVLYLNRKGIKKWMHNIRDACRDHMEGYHYRYEINADPRLTNLSSNSDV; via the coding sequence ATGCCTGCAGGGTGCACTCGGGGCCCCGCCGCCGGAGACGGGAGGCTGCGGCTGGCACGCCTGGCGCTGGTCCTCTTGGGTTGGGTCTCCTCGTCCTCTCTCACCTCGTCGGcgtccttctccacctcctcggCGTCGGCCGTGTCCGCCCAGCCCCCGCCGCCAGGCCTATGCCCTCCGCAGTGCGAGTGCTCCGAGGCGGCGCGCACTGTCAAGTGTGTGAACCGCAACCTGACCGAGGTGCCGGCCGACCTGCCCACCTACGTGCGCAACCTCTTCCTCACCGGCAACCAGCTGTCGGTGCTCCCCGCCGGCGCCTTCGCCCGCCAGCCGCCGCTGGCCGACCTGGCTGCGCTCAACCTCAGCGGCAGCGGGCTGGGGGAGGTGAGCCCCGGCGCCTTCGAGCATCTGCCCAGCCTGCGCCAGCTCGATCTCAGCCACAACCCGCTGGCCAGACTGAGCTCCAACGCCTTCTCGGGCAGCGGCAATGCCAGCATCGTGCCCCCCAGTCCTCTGGTGGAACTGATCCTGAACCACATCGTGCCCCTGCGGATGAACGAGAGCCGGAGCTTTGAGGGTGTGGTGGCCGCTGCCCTGCAAGCGGGTCAGGCGCTGCGGGAGCTCCGCCGCCTGGAGCTGGCCAGCAACCACTTCCTCTACCTGCCGCGGAACGCGCTGGCCCATCTGCCCAGCCTCAGGCACCTGGACCTGCGCAACAACTCGCTAGTGAGCCTGACCTACCTGTCTTTTCGCAACCTGACACACCTGGAAAGCCTCCACTTGGAGGACAATGCCCTCAAGGTGCTTCATAATGGCACCCTGGCCGAATGGCAGGGCCTGGCACATGTCAAAGTCTTCCTGGACAGCAATCCCTGGGTCTGCGACTGTCACATGACTGACATGGTGGCCTGGCTCAAGGAGACGGAGGTAGTGCAGGATAAAAACAGGCTTACCTGTGCGTACCCGGAAAAAATGAGGCATCGTGTCCTCTTGGAACTCAACAGCTCCGACCTGGACTGTGACCctatcctccctccttctctgcaaACTTCTTATGTCTTCCTGGGTATTGTTTTAGCCCTGATAGGTGCCATTTTCCTACTGGTTTTGTATTTGAACCGCAAGGGGATAAAAAAGTGGATGCATAACATCAGAGATGCCTGCAGGGATCACATGGAAGGGTACCACTACAGATATGAAATCAATGCAGACCCTAGGTTAACAAACCTCAGTTCTAATTCCGATGTCTGA